One stretch of Oculatellaceae cyanobacterium DNA includes these proteins:
- a CDS encoding transposase — MLLTYQYKLCPTSEQATTMALWGELLRRHYNYALAQRLDCLNRSRNSIDRCSLISEPIGEIPDQVDYYTQAADLKQTKQLFLDYKNIYADCQQQNLMRLDKAWKRWLIPDKNGKRGGRPRFKKRGNICSFTFPRVNSPRAGAYLVGNTLKLSKIGEIKVILHRPIPDGFEIKQATLIRKADGWYVSLALEDNTVPTHKPIDEIKSATGIDVGLEKFLTTADGQSIKVPQYYRNAQGLLAQRQRQLARKQKGSKCYEKQRGKIARLHLHVARQRKEFHYLVTHWLVETYDLIIFENLNIRGLARTRLAKSILDVAWGGFLEILQAVAVRRGKHTL; from the coding sequence ATGCTACTCACCTACCAGTACAAACTTTGCCCAACTTCAGAACAGGCGACGACTATGGCGCTCTGGGGCGAACTGCTGCGGAGGCACTACAACTATGCCCTCGCTCAAAGGTTGGACTGCTTAAACCGTAGCCGGAACTCAATCGACCGTTGCAGCTTGATTTCAGAACCAATTGGTGAGATTCCGGATCAAGTTGATTACTATACACAGGCGGCTGACCTCAAACAAACTAAACAACTTTTTCTTGACTACAAAAACATTTATGCCGACTGTCAACAGCAAAATTTAATGCGGTTGGATAAAGCATGGAAGCGATGGTTGATTCCTGATAAAAATGGGAAGCGTGGTGGTCGCCCTAGATTTAAGAAGCGAGGCAATATTTGTTCTTTTACGTTTCCTCGTGTCAATTCACCCAGGGCAGGCGCATATTTAGTCGGTAATACTCTTAAACTTTCTAAGATTGGTGAAATAAAAGTTATATTGCATCGTCCAATACCGGATGGATTTGAAATCAAACAGGCAACGCTTATAAGGAAAGCCGATGGGTGGTATGTCAGTTTGGCTCTAGAAGACAATACAGTTCCCACTCATAAACCAATTGATGAAATTAAGTCAGCCACAGGTATAGACGTTGGCTTGGAAAAGTTTTTAACAACGGCTGATGGACAAAGCATAAAGGTTCCTCAGTATTATCGAAATGCTCAAGGTTTATTAGCGCAAAGACAGCGCCAGCTTGCTCGTAAACAAAAAGGATCTAAATGTTATGAAAAACAACGAGGTAAAATCGCCAGACTTCACTTGCACGTTGCTAGACAGAGGAAGGAATTTCACTATCTTGTTACACATTGGCTGGTTGAAACTTATGATTTGATTATTTTTGAAAATCTCAATATCAGAGGATTGGCTAGAACCCGACTCGCTAAATCTATACTTGACGTTGCTTGGGGTGGTTTTCTGGAGATATTGCAAGCAGTAGCGGTAAGACGCGGCAAGCATACTCTTTGA
- the crcB gene encoding fluoride efflux transporter CrcB, with the protein MLEDPAIRNPIAISLGAIAGALSRYYITLWFTKTFGTGFPYGTFFINLTGCCAMGFFATLVLERFVNIPPEIRLMVTTGFLGAYTTFSTYGLDTVTLMREGTLQITAFYWAGSAVLGIISIQLGITLARWWQ; encoded by the coding sequence ATGCTAGAAGATCCGGCTATCCGCAATCCTATTGCCATCAGTTTAGGCGCGATTGCTGGCGCGTTAAGTCGCTACTACATTACGCTGTGGTTTACTAAAACCTTTGGTACTGGATTCCCATACGGCACTTTTTTCATCAATTTAACTGGCTGTTGTGCAATGGGGTTTTTCGCCACTCTGGTATTAGAAAGGTTTGTCAATATTCCCCCAGAAATCAGATTAATGGTAACAACTGGCTTTTTAGGCGCTTATACTACTTTCTCGACGTATGGATTAGATACGGTTACGCTGATGCGCGAAGGCACTTTGCAAATAACTGCTTTTTACTGGGCGGGTAGTGCTGTACTAGGGATAATTAGCATACAACTAGGTATAACTCTAGCCCGTTGGTGGCAATAG
- a CDS encoding SRPBCC family protein, with protein MSLSFYSDSLDATSAALFQGEILIKTGMLCTDGSPTHSIWGGAVTAQMYLPRKRSHVWQHITNYPLWVDYFPDLIRSEVLPTTSNSYKRLYQVAHKAFLFLSVQVEIYLNVFEVVQQQISFRLEKGSFTDFYAELKLQDAGAGTVLTYSVQATPTIPVPSLFIEQAMKLDLPANMRTMRDCICGS; from the coding sequence ATGAGTCTATCTTTTTATTCTGATTCACTTGACGCTACCTCAGCAGCACTTTTCCAAGGGGAAATTTTAATTAAAACGGGGATGCTCTGCACAGACGGTTCGCCAACGCATTCTATTTGGGGGGGTGCTGTCACCGCGCAGATGTACTTACCAAGAAAGCGATCGCACGTTTGGCAACATATCACAAATTATCCTCTGTGGGTAGATTACTTTCCCGATTTAATCCGCTCTGAGGTACTACCCACAACTTCTAACAGCTACAAACGTCTTTACCAAGTAGCACATAAAGCTTTCTTATTTCTAAGTGTGCAAGTAGAAATTTATCTTAATGTGTTTGAGGTTGTGCAGCAGCAAATTAGTTTTCGGCTGGAAAAAGGCAGTTTTACCGATTTTTATGCTGAATTAAAACTACAAGATGCTGGCGCGGGAACTGTGCTTACCTACTCAGTACAGGCAACCCCTACTATTCCAGTGCCATCGCTCTTTATTGAACAAGCAATGAAACTAGATTTACCAGCGAATATGCGGACAATGCGTGATTGTATTTGCGGTAGTTGA
- a CDS encoding ribbon-helix-helix protein, CopG family encodes MITRIDIRLPEQELEILKAYCSQEGRTQTDVLREYIRSLKKKIRKTGD; translated from the coding sequence ATGATAACCCGCATAGATATCAGGCTCCCAGAACAAGAATTAGAAATTCTCAAAGCGTACTGTTCTCAAGAAGGTAGAACCCAAACAGATGTACTTCGTGAATACATCCGCAGTCTTAAGAAAAAAATTAGAAAAACTGGAGATTGA
- a CDS encoding rubredoxin encodes MATYICTICGYVYDPAQGDPDSGIEPGTAFEDIPDDWVCPVCGATKQDFEIEQ; translated from the coding sequence ATGGCAACCTATATATGCACGATTTGTGGGTATGTGTATGACCCAGCGCAAGGTGATCCCGATTCCGGTATTGAACCAGGAACTGCCTTTGAAGACATTCCCGATGACTGGGTGTGTCCGGTTTGCGGAGCGACAAAACAGGATTTTGAAATAGAGCAGTAG
- the msrA gene encoding peptide-methionine (S)-S-oxide reductase MsrA, whose product MAIFGFGKKLSVPKPEEALPGRAEPIPVPAHHYVNGNPLKPPFPDGMETAIFGMGCFWGAERKFWQEKGVFSTAVGYAAGFTPNPTYQEVCSGLTGHNEVVLVVFDPKVISYEALLKVFWENHNPTQGMRQGNDTGTQYRSGIYAYSEAQKQLAIATRDAYQQALTAGGYGNITTEILDAPEFYYAEGYHQQYLAKNPGGYCGLGGTNVACPISPLSVK is encoded by the coding sequence ATGGCGATATTTGGATTTGGTAAAAAACTTTCTGTCCCTAAACCAGAAGAAGCATTACCAGGCAGAGCAGAACCCATACCAGTACCCGCTCATCACTATGTCAACGGCAACCCCCTCAAGCCTCCTTTTCCTGACGGTATGGAAACGGCGATATTTGGCATGGGGTGTTTTTGGGGAGCAGAACGCAAGTTTTGGCAGGAAAAGGGCGTGTTTAGCACCGCAGTTGGTTATGCAGCAGGATTTACGCCTAACCCCACATATCAAGAAGTCTGTAGTGGGCTAACTGGTCACAACGAAGTAGTGTTAGTTGTTTTTGACCCAAAAGTAATCAGTTATGAAGCGTTGCTGAAAGTATTTTGGGAAAACCACAACCCTACTCAAGGTATGCGCCAAGGTAATGATACGGGTACTCAGTACCGCTCTGGAATTTATGCTTATTCAGAGGCTCAAAAGCAGTTAGCTATAGCAACGCGGGATGCTTATCAGCAAGCACTGACAGCAGGAGGCTATGGCAATATCACTACAGAAATTCTTGATGCGCCTGAGTTTTACTATGCAGAAGGCTATCATCAACAATATCTCGCTAAAAATCCTGGTGGGTATTGTGGTTTAGGTGGTACAAATGTGGCTTGTCCCATCAGTCCCTTATCTGTCAAATAA
- the mgtE gene encoding magnesium transporter has protein sequence MTDTNILTQTKSRTQIRLQLRSQLQLLLDQQNLEASKALLLGVQPVDIAEAIAGLPQTMQVIAFRLLPKNKAIEVYEYLDSTVQHSLITEFKNQEVLDIVDQMSPDDRAHLLDELPAKVVSRLIEQLSTEERQATAQLLGYQAATAGRIMTPEYISLKDNFTVTQALERIRNLAKTTEIIYYLYVTDTNFGLSGIVSLRDLVTAQPEQTLGEIMTRDVVFVNTDTNQEEVARLIQRYDFLAVPVVDSEQHLVGIVTVDDVMDIVEQETTKDIYALGGVQAGGDSYFQTNLITVARKRVVWLLILLLTNTVTGSIIKSQEDLLQQVVTLAVFIPLLTGTGGNVGAQSSTVVIRGLNTDELQAMGATKIVFREAIAGAILGVTLGTLAMVWAFWLQGNLFVAIAVGVSLVAIAILASVTGSALPFLFRSLGLDPALMSAPFITTAVDVLGVLIYFNIARLILNL, from the coding sequence TTGACTGACACTAACATTCTCACCCAGACAAAATCGCGCACTCAAATTAGGCTACAGTTGCGATCGCAACTACAATTGCTGCTAGATCAACAAAATTTGGAAGCATCCAAAGCATTGCTGCTGGGAGTGCAACCTGTAGATATAGCCGAAGCAATTGCAGGTTTACCGCAAACTATGCAGGTAATCGCTTTTCGTTTGTTACCTAAAAATAAAGCTATTGAAGTTTATGAATATCTTGACTCTACAGTACAACATTCACTGATCACAGAATTTAAAAATCAAGAAGTCCTTGATATTGTCGATCAAATGTCGCCAGATGATCGGGCGCATTTATTAGATGAATTACCAGCTAAAGTAGTTAGCCGTTTAATTGAACAACTCAGTACAGAGGAACGCCAAGCTACAGCACAATTATTAGGTTATCAAGCTGCTACTGCTGGCAGAATTATGACACCTGAGTATATTTCTTTAAAAGATAATTTTACAGTTACTCAGGCATTAGAACGCATCCGCAATTTAGCCAAAACTACAGAAATTATCTATTACTTATATGTTACCGATACAAATTTCGGCTTAAGTGGAATTGTTTCTTTACGTGATTTAGTCACGGCTCAACCTGAGCAAACTTTGGGTGAAATTATGACCCGTGATGTAGTTTTTGTAAATACAGATACCAATCAAGAAGAAGTAGCAAGATTAATTCAACGATATGATTTTTTAGCAGTACCCGTAGTTGATAGTGAACAACATTTAGTAGGTATTGTCACAGTTGATGATGTGATGGATATTGTTGAACAAGAAACTACTAAGGATATTTATGCTTTGGGGGGTGTACAGGCGGGCGGTGATAGTTATTTTCAAACTAATTTAATTACAGTTGCACGTAAACGAGTTGTCTGGCTGTTAATTTTGCTACTTACAAATACTGTCACTGGCTCAATTATTAAATCTCAAGAGGATCTCTTGCAGCAAGTGGTAACATTAGCGGTGTTTATTCCCTTACTTACTGGTACTGGGGGAAATGTGGGCGCACAATCATCAACAGTGGTAATTCGCGGTTTAAATACTGATGAACTGCAAGCTATGGGAGCAACTAAAATTGTTTTTAGAGAAGCGATAGCTGGAGCAATTTTAGGCGTTACACTGGGAACTTTGGCGATGGTATGGGCTTTTTGGTTGCAGGGAAATTTGTTTGTTGCTATCGCTGTAGGTGTTAGTCTAGTTGCGATCGCTATTTTAGCTTCTGTTACTGGTTCTGCATTGCCGTTTCTGTTTCGTTCCCTCGGCTTAGACCCAGCCTTGATGTCTGCTCCTTTCATCACCACAGCAGTTGATGTCTTAGGAGTCTTAATCTATTTTAACATAGCACGACTGATTTTAAACTTATAA